One Setaria italica strain Yugu1 chromosome I, Setaria_italica_v2.0, whole genome shotgun sequence DNA window includes the following coding sequences:
- the LOC101763706 gene encoding trihelix transcription factor GTL1 isoform X1: protein MLHHHGGAGSPYTAPPTAGTAPFPPTPTGLVSATAIPPPPMQLQPAGTTPSANFEELPAGGSGAGAVANLQEEDVPADVVGGSGVGASGSGGHRWPREETLALIRIRTEMDADFRNAPLKAPLWEDVARKLAGLGYHRSAKKCKEKFENVDKYYRRTKDARAGRQDGKSYRFFSQLEALHAAAQRQQQATGMATVQADHQPLRTMAAWTATPATQQLGPPGGSALPDLSFSSMSGSESDSESDDDLDDGVLEAGLGKGESGGDDREMMAIFEGMMKQVTEKQDAMQRVFLETLERWEAERTAREEAWRRQEVARMNHEREQLARERAAAASRDAALIAFLQRIGGGQQQGEPVRLPPPIAVAMPVPAPMPDRTPPSPRHDASLQPVPAPPKPEEARAWAGGEGSGSSLPSRWPKEEVQALIQLRTEKDEQYHDVVAKGPLWEDIAAGMRRIGYHRSAKRCKEKWENINKYYKKVKESNKRRPEDSKTCPYFHQLDAMYRKKRFAGGGISTAPGAYTAAVAVTVLENPNLNPRELEGKSSHDAGKSKNDGQGNVQGPPGNNGETAPATTVPDDGDKNKRAEDNMKETDVQLLQQQFGADETESDDNDMGGDYTEEGGNDEDKTKYKTSFQKPNVIGSSGDATAPPATAAATANSAGPTSSTFLAVQ from the exons ATGCTGCACCACCATGGTGGCGCCGGGTCCCCGTACACGGCCCCGCCGACGGCTGGCACGGCCCCGTtcccgccgacgccgacggggCTCGTGTCTGCCaccgccatcccgccgccgccgatgcagctgcagcctgcgGGGACGACGCCGAGTGCCAATTTCGAGGAATTGCCAGCGGGCGGCTCCGGCGCTGGCGCCGTGGCCAACCTACAAGAGGAGGACGTGCCGGCCGACGTtgtcggcggcagcggcgtgggaGCGTCGGGGTCCGGCGGCCACCGGTGGCCGCGCGAGGAGACGCTGGCGCTCATCAGGATCCGGACGGAGATGGACGCCGACTTCCGGAACGCCCCACTCAAAGCGCCGCTCTGGGAGGACGTCGCCAG GAAGCTTGCGGGTCTGGGATACCACCGGAGCGCCAAGAAGTGCAAGGAGAAGTTTGAGAACGTGGACAAGTACTACAGGCGCACCAAGGACGCCCGCGCCGGGCGCCAGGACGGCAAGAGCTACCGCTTCTTCTCGCAGCTCGAGGCGCTCCACGCCGCggcgcagcggcagcagcaggccaCGGGTATGGCCACGGTGCAAGCTGATCATCAACCGTTGAGGACAATGGCGGCGTGGACGGCGACCCCTGCGACCCAACAGCTAGGCCCTCCCGGCGGCTCCGCCCTGCCGGACCTCAGCTTCTCGTCCATGTCGGGGTCTGAGTCCGACTCCGAGTCGGACGACGACCTGGATGATGGTGTCCTGGAGGCGGGCCTCGGCAAgggcgagagcggcggcgacgacagggAGATGATGGCGATCTTCGAGGGTATGATGAAGCAGGTCACGGAGAAGCAGGACGCGATGCAGCGCGTGTTCCTGGAGACGCTCGAGCGGTGGGAGGCGGAGCGCacggcgcgcgaggaggcgtggcggcggcaggaggtcGCCCGCATGAACCACGAGCGGGAGCAGCTCGCcagggagcgcgccgccgcggcctcccgcgACGCCGCGCTGATCGCGTTCCTCCAGCGCATCGGCGGTGGGCAACAGCAGGGGGAGCCCGTGCGCCTCCCTCCCCCGATCGCCGTCGCCATGCCCGTGCCCGCGCCGATGCCCGACCGCACCCCGCCGTCGCCTCGCCACGACGCCTCGCTCCAGCCTGTGCCCGCGCCTCCCAAGCCGGAGGAGGCCCGGGCGTGGGCTGGAGGAGAGGGCAGCGGGTCTTCGCTGCCGTCGCGGTGGCCGAAGGAGGAGGTGCAGGCGCTGATCCAGCTGCGAACCGAGAAGGACGAGCAGTACCATGACGTCGTGGCCAAGGGCCCGCTCTGGGAGGACATCGCCGCCGGAATGCGGAGGATCGGGTACCACCGGAGCGCCAAGCGGTGCAAGGAGAAGTGGGAGAACATCAACAAGTACTACAAGAAGGTGAAGGAGAGCAACAAGAGGCGCCCCGAGGACTCCAAGACCTGCCCGTACTTCCACCAGCTCGACGCCATGTACCGCAAGAAACGCTTCGCCGGCGGAGGCATCAGCACCGCGCCGGGAGCGTacacggccgccgtcgccgtcacgGTGCTGGAGAATCCGAACCTGAACCCGCGCGAGCTCGAGGGGAAGAGCAGCCACGACGCTGGCAAGTCGAAGAATGATGGACAGGGAAACGTGCAAGGTCCTCCCGGCAACAACGGCGAGACGGCACCCGCGACCACCGTGCCTGATGACGGCGACAAAAACAAG AGGGCAGAGGACAACATGAAAGAAACAGAcgtgcagctgctgcagcagcagttcGGAGCAGACGAGACGGAGAGCGACGACAACGACATGGGAGGCGACTACACTGAAGAAGGCGGCAACGATGAAGACAAAACGAAGTACAAGACGAGCTTCCAGAAGCCTAATGTGATCGGGAGCAGTGGCGACGCAACTGCACCACCAGCGACGGCTGCGGCAACGGCGAATTCAGCCGGTCCAACGAGCAGCACCTTCCTTGCCGTTCAGTAG
- the LOC101763706 gene encoding trihelix transcription factor GTL1 isoform X2: MLHHHGGAGSPYTAPPTAGTAPFPPTPTGLVSATAIPPPPMQLQPAGTTPSANFEELPAGGSGAGAVANLQEEDVPADVVGGSGVGASGSGGHRWPREETLALIRIRTEMDADFRNAPLKAPLWEDVARKLAGLGYHRSAKKCKEKFENVDKYYRRTKDARAGRQDGKSYRFFSQLEALHAAAQRQQQATGMATVQADHQPLRTMAAWTATPATQQLGPPGGSALPDLSFSSMSGSESDSESDDDLDDGVLEAGLGKGESGGDDREMMAIFEGMMKQVTEKQDAMQRVFLETLERWEAERTAREEAWRRQEVARMNHEREQLARERAAAASRDAALIAFLQRIGGGQQQGEPVRLPPPIAVAMPVPAPMPDRTPPSPRHDASLQPVPAPPKPEEARAWAGGEGSGSSLPSRWPKEEVQALIQLRTEKDEQYHDVVAKGPLWEDIAAGMRRIGYHRSAKRCKEKWENINKYYKKVKESNKRRPEDSKTCPYFHQLDAMYRKKRFAGGGISTAPGAYTAAVAVTVLENPNLNPRELEGKSSHDAGKSKNDGQGNVQGPPGNNGETAPATTVPDDGDKNKDSELTLHRGQRTT, encoded by the exons ATGCTGCACCACCATGGTGGCGCCGGGTCCCCGTACACGGCCCCGCCGACGGCTGGCACGGCCCCGTtcccgccgacgccgacggggCTCGTGTCTGCCaccgccatcccgccgccgccgatgcagctgcagcctgcgGGGACGACGCCGAGTGCCAATTTCGAGGAATTGCCAGCGGGCGGCTCCGGCGCTGGCGCCGTGGCCAACCTACAAGAGGAGGACGTGCCGGCCGACGTtgtcggcggcagcggcgtgggaGCGTCGGGGTCCGGCGGCCACCGGTGGCCGCGCGAGGAGACGCTGGCGCTCATCAGGATCCGGACGGAGATGGACGCCGACTTCCGGAACGCCCCACTCAAAGCGCCGCTCTGGGAGGACGTCGCCAG GAAGCTTGCGGGTCTGGGATACCACCGGAGCGCCAAGAAGTGCAAGGAGAAGTTTGAGAACGTGGACAAGTACTACAGGCGCACCAAGGACGCCCGCGCCGGGCGCCAGGACGGCAAGAGCTACCGCTTCTTCTCGCAGCTCGAGGCGCTCCACGCCGCggcgcagcggcagcagcaggccaCGGGTATGGCCACGGTGCAAGCTGATCATCAACCGTTGAGGACAATGGCGGCGTGGACGGCGACCCCTGCGACCCAACAGCTAGGCCCTCCCGGCGGCTCCGCCCTGCCGGACCTCAGCTTCTCGTCCATGTCGGGGTCTGAGTCCGACTCCGAGTCGGACGACGACCTGGATGATGGTGTCCTGGAGGCGGGCCTCGGCAAgggcgagagcggcggcgacgacagggAGATGATGGCGATCTTCGAGGGTATGATGAAGCAGGTCACGGAGAAGCAGGACGCGATGCAGCGCGTGTTCCTGGAGACGCTCGAGCGGTGGGAGGCGGAGCGCacggcgcgcgaggaggcgtggcggcggcaggaggtcGCCCGCATGAACCACGAGCGGGAGCAGCTCGCcagggagcgcgccgccgcggcctcccgcgACGCCGCGCTGATCGCGTTCCTCCAGCGCATCGGCGGTGGGCAACAGCAGGGGGAGCCCGTGCGCCTCCCTCCCCCGATCGCCGTCGCCATGCCCGTGCCCGCGCCGATGCCCGACCGCACCCCGCCGTCGCCTCGCCACGACGCCTCGCTCCAGCCTGTGCCCGCGCCTCCCAAGCCGGAGGAGGCCCGGGCGTGGGCTGGAGGAGAGGGCAGCGGGTCTTCGCTGCCGTCGCGGTGGCCGAAGGAGGAGGTGCAGGCGCTGATCCAGCTGCGAACCGAGAAGGACGAGCAGTACCATGACGTCGTGGCCAAGGGCCCGCTCTGGGAGGACATCGCCGCCGGAATGCGGAGGATCGGGTACCACCGGAGCGCCAAGCGGTGCAAGGAGAAGTGGGAGAACATCAACAAGTACTACAAGAAGGTGAAGGAGAGCAACAAGAGGCGCCCCGAGGACTCCAAGACCTGCCCGTACTTCCACCAGCTCGACGCCATGTACCGCAAGAAACGCTTCGCCGGCGGAGGCATCAGCACCGCGCCGGGAGCGTacacggccgccgtcgccgtcacgGTGCTGGAGAATCCGAACCTGAACCCGCGCGAGCTCGAGGGGAAGAGCAGCCACGACGCTGGCAAGTCGAAGAATGATGGACAGGGAAACGTGCAAGGTCCTCCCGGCAACAACGGCGAGACGGCACCCGCGACCACCGTGCCTGATGACGGCGACAAAAACAAG GATTCAGAATTGACGTTGCACAGAGGGCAGAGGACAACATGA
- the LOC101763706 gene encoding trihelix transcription factor GTL1 isoform X3 — protein sequence MLHHHGGAGSPYTAPPTAGTAPFPPTPTGLVSATAIPPPPMQLQPAGTTPSANFEELPAGGSGAGAVANLQEEDVPADVVGGSGVGASGSGGHRWPREETLALIRIRTEMDADFRNAPLKAPLWEDVARKLAGLGYHRSAKKCKEKFENVDKYYRRTKDARAGRQDGKSYRFFSQLEALHAAAQRQQQATGMATVQADHQPLRTMAAWTATPATQQLGPPGGSALPDLSFSSMSGSESDSESDDDLDDGVLEAGLGKGESGGDDREMMAIFEGMMKQVTEKQDAMQRVFLETLERWEAERTAREEAWRRQEVARMNHEREQLARERAAAASRDAALIAFLQRIGGGQQQGEPVRLPPPIAVAMPVPAPMPDRTPPSPRHDASLQPVPAPPKPEEARAWAGGEGSGSSLPSRWPKEEVQALIQLRTEKDEQYHDVVAKGPLWEDIAAGMRRIGYHRSAKRCKEKWENINKYYKKVKESNKRRPEDSKTCPYFHQLDAMYRKKRFAGGGISTAPGAYTAAVAVTVLENPNLNPRELEGKSSHDAGKSKNDGQGNVQGPPGNNGETAPATTVPDDGDKNKN from the exons ATGCTGCACCACCATGGTGGCGCCGGGTCCCCGTACACGGCCCCGCCGACGGCTGGCACGGCCCCGTtcccgccgacgccgacggggCTCGTGTCTGCCaccgccatcccgccgccgccgatgcagctgcagcctgcgGGGACGACGCCGAGTGCCAATTTCGAGGAATTGCCAGCGGGCGGCTCCGGCGCTGGCGCCGTGGCCAACCTACAAGAGGAGGACGTGCCGGCCGACGTtgtcggcggcagcggcgtgggaGCGTCGGGGTCCGGCGGCCACCGGTGGCCGCGCGAGGAGACGCTGGCGCTCATCAGGATCCGGACGGAGATGGACGCCGACTTCCGGAACGCCCCACTCAAAGCGCCGCTCTGGGAGGACGTCGCCAG GAAGCTTGCGGGTCTGGGATACCACCGGAGCGCCAAGAAGTGCAAGGAGAAGTTTGAGAACGTGGACAAGTACTACAGGCGCACCAAGGACGCCCGCGCCGGGCGCCAGGACGGCAAGAGCTACCGCTTCTTCTCGCAGCTCGAGGCGCTCCACGCCGCggcgcagcggcagcagcaggccaCGGGTATGGCCACGGTGCAAGCTGATCATCAACCGTTGAGGACAATGGCGGCGTGGACGGCGACCCCTGCGACCCAACAGCTAGGCCCTCCCGGCGGCTCCGCCCTGCCGGACCTCAGCTTCTCGTCCATGTCGGGGTCTGAGTCCGACTCCGAGTCGGACGACGACCTGGATGATGGTGTCCTGGAGGCGGGCCTCGGCAAgggcgagagcggcggcgacgacagggAGATGATGGCGATCTTCGAGGGTATGATGAAGCAGGTCACGGAGAAGCAGGACGCGATGCAGCGCGTGTTCCTGGAGACGCTCGAGCGGTGGGAGGCGGAGCGCacggcgcgcgaggaggcgtggcggcggcaggaggtcGCCCGCATGAACCACGAGCGGGAGCAGCTCGCcagggagcgcgccgccgcggcctcccgcgACGCCGCGCTGATCGCGTTCCTCCAGCGCATCGGCGGTGGGCAACAGCAGGGGGAGCCCGTGCGCCTCCCTCCCCCGATCGCCGTCGCCATGCCCGTGCCCGCGCCGATGCCCGACCGCACCCCGCCGTCGCCTCGCCACGACGCCTCGCTCCAGCCTGTGCCCGCGCCTCCCAAGCCGGAGGAGGCCCGGGCGTGGGCTGGAGGAGAGGGCAGCGGGTCTTCGCTGCCGTCGCGGTGGCCGAAGGAGGAGGTGCAGGCGCTGATCCAGCTGCGAACCGAGAAGGACGAGCAGTACCATGACGTCGTGGCCAAGGGCCCGCTCTGGGAGGACATCGCCGCCGGAATGCGGAGGATCGGGTACCACCGGAGCGCCAAGCGGTGCAAGGAGAAGTGGGAGAACATCAACAAGTACTACAAGAAGGTGAAGGAGAGCAACAAGAGGCGCCCCGAGGACTCCAAGACCTGCCCGTACTTCCACCAGCTCGACGCCATGTACCGCAAGAAACGCTTCGCCGGCGGAGGCATCAGCACCGCGCCGGGAGCGTacacggccgccgtcgccgtcacgGTGCTGGAGAATCCGAACCTGAACCCGCGCGAGCTCGAGGGGAAGAGCAGCCACGACGCTGGCAAGTCGAAGAATGATGGACAGGGAAACGTGCAAGGTCCTCCCGGCAACAACGGCGAGACGGCACCCGCGACCACCGTGCCTGATGACGGCGACAAAAACAAG AATTGA